DNA from Xanthomonas hyacinthi:
GTGCGCCATGCGATGGACGCTTGCGGCCGCCCATCGCGTGCGGGGACAAGGGCGGCTCAAGCCACCTGCGGCGGTGCCGGCTGCAGCAGCGAGGCCTGCATCAGCGCCTGCTGGCAGGCCTTGTATGCGGCATCGCCGTAGGCAACCAGGATCACCCGCTTCGGCACCGCATGCGCGCGCTGCCAGGCAGCGGTCTCGGCGACCGCGATGCGCGCGGCCTGGTGCAGCGGATAGCCATACACGCCGCAGCTGATCGCCGGGAACGCCACCGCGTGCAGGCCCATCTGCTCGGCCAGGCGCAGTGAGCGCCAATAGCAGTTGGCGAGCAGCGCCGGTTCGTCGTGGGTGCCGCCGCGCCACACCGGACCCACGGTATGCAAGACATGCCGCGCCTTGAGCCGATAGCCCGCGGTGGCGCGGACCTCGCCCACCGGGCAGCGCACGCCCGGCTTGAGCTCGGGCAGGCGTCGGCACTCCTCCAGCAGGCCCGGACCCGCCGCGCGGTGGATCGCGCCATCCACCCCGCCGCCGCCGAGCAGCGACTCGTTGGCGGCGTTGACGATGGCGTCCACGTCCAGTTCGGTGATGTCGCCTTGCCAGATGTCGATCTTCATGGCGCGATCTTTATGGGATTCCAATGATGGAAATGTGATGGACACGGCGTTCGGGCCGAGTGCGTGCAACGGCGGCTCAACCGGCGAATGTGCCTGGTCCTGATCTCGGCGCCTGCGGCAGGTGGAGGCGCGGCCGCCGTGACCTCGCCCGCACGTGCGCCGGCCTGTGCCTGCGGCGTTTGTGGCCGCATTGCGTTTTTTGCAATGAGCGGGTGAAAAAATGCTGATTGAATACATTCGCTGAACTTCATTACAGTCGGTGCGTAGTGCGACGCCTGTCACGGCGTCGAGGGGATCTCGGCGTGGAAACCGCATCCTCGCAGGCACTTTCTTCCGATGTTCGGGCGCTTGCGCAAGGACGACATTGGGTCCTGATGCCGGCCGTCGTACACCGCGGCCGGCGTTTTCGAGCACCGCCCTTCATTCGGATTGCCCATGCAGCCTGTGTTTTCCCCGGTTTCGATGGCGCTTGCCGCCATGCTCCGCGCATCCGCCGCCGGGTCCGGCAGCGCGCCCGCGCGCCGCGGCGGGCGGGTTTGCGCAGGCGACGCGGGGCGATGAAGCGGCTGCTGGATTTCCGTCTCGCCGAGCACGGCACCACGGTCCGCACTGAATTGCTGGCCGGTACCACCACCTTCCTGACGATGGCCTACATCGTCTTCGTCAAT
Protein-coding regions in this window:
- a CDS encoding O-acetyl-ADP-ribose deacetylase, with the translated sequence MKIDIWQGDITELDVDAIVNAANESLLGGGGVDGAIHRAAGPGLLEECRRLPELKPGVRCPVGEVRATAGYRLKARHVLHTVGPVWRGGTHDEPALLANCYWRSLRLAEQMGLHAVAFPAISCGVYGYPLHQAARIAVAETAAWQRAHAVPKRVILVAYGDAAYKACQQALMQASLLQPAPPQVA